One window from the genome of Montipora foliosa isolate CH-2021 chromosome 5, ASM3666993v2, whole genome shotgun sequence encodes:
- the LOC138004369 gene encoding elongin-A-like — protein MSSLEKYVQKIHKKLNNESLEERKVKKYLKELDGLQISLDILKATGIGRAVNRYRKHSESGIGELASSLVTKWKDLLKQESTLGKQCSSSGSDNKNVFHLNNNLRNHKQSNVGATLLACETEMQETNHKDVKPRHKTGEISETKSKMRSAPQLCDVSFGCEPVIEKSKKRPLSTTASAAPSIRLTSSDSVRPELGLPPLPSSLSVHNSLLPEIQPTYKPIRTPDFGADTSPRKKKGIIGSELDANALTSRKSRTQVFSGRKIASSERGITSLFELAMKVLIENIDALDDTGGVPYEILHPVLERCNPQQLLHLEECNPYFIDDTEPLWEKHCFRDFKGTKPKHNQSWRELYMKNELDKEERLKKIHEKITASQRAKKPERQVQLAYVTTEAKPPRDVRRKQAKFGTGTGVHPCAPPVSGGNAQVNHRNMGSSPAKKLAVPAPMMKKTMQLFKNQRNRAHTNIKRT, from the exons ATGTCTTCTCTTGAGAAATACGTACAGAAAATTCACAAAAAACTCAACAATGAAAGCCTTGAGGAACGGAAG GTGAAAAAATACCTCAAGGAACTTGATGGACTGCAAATCTCGCTTGATATTTTGAAA GCGACTGGTATTGGAAGAGCAGTAAATCGTTATCGAAAACACTCTGAAAGTGGCATTGGAGAACTAGCTTCATCTCTGGTGACAAAATGGAAGGATTTGCTAAAGCAAGAATCTACCCTGGGCAAACAGTGTTCATCTTCAGGGAGTGACAATAAGAATGTATTTCATTTGAACAATAACCTCAGAAATCACAAACAGAGCAATGTTGGTGCAACACTGTTGGCTTGTGAGACAGAAATGCAGGAGACAAACCACAAAGATGTAAAACCCAGACACAAAACTGGTGAAATCAGTGAAACGAAATCAAAG ATGCGGTCAGCACCTCAGCTCTGTGATGTTTCATTTGGCTGTGAACCAGTAATTGAAAAATCCAAGAAAAGGCCTCTTAGTACTACTGCATCTGCTGCTCCATCAATCAGGTTGACATCAAGTGACAGTGTCAGACCAGAGCTTGGCCTGCCTCCTCTGCCTTCATCACTGTCCGTTCACAACTCCCTGTTACCAGAAATTCAACCAACTTATAAACCAATCAGGACACCAGATTTTGGAGCAGATACATCaccaaggaaaaaaaagg GCATAATAGGAAGTGAACTAGATGCGAATGCCTTGACATCACGGAAATCTCGAACTCAGGTGTTCTCTGGAAGAAAAATAGCTTCAAGTGAAAGAG GGATCACATCATTGTTTGAGCTTGCAATGAAAGTGTTGATTGAGAACATTGATG CTCTTGATGATACTGGTGGTGTCCCCTATGAAATTCTACATCCAGTCCTCGAGAG GTGTAATCCACAACAACTCTTGCACCTAGAGGAATGCAACCCA TATTTCATTGATGATACAGAGCCTCTGTGGGAGAAACACTGCTTCAGAGATTTTAAAGGAACAAAACCGAAACACAATCAGTCTTGGAGGGAACTGTACATG AAAAATGAACTTGATAAGGAggaaagattaaagaaaattcATGAAAAAATCACTGCAAGTCAAAGGGCAAAAAAACCTG AACGACAAGTTCAACTTGCATATGTTACCACAGAAGCCAAACCTCCTCGTGATGTACGTAGAAAGCAAGCTAAATTTGGTACTGGCACAGGAGTTCATCCATGTGCTCCCCCTGTGTCAGGAGGTAATGCACAGGTAAACCACAGAAACATGGGCTCTTCTCCAGCAAAGAAACTAGcag ttccagCACCAATGATGAAAAAGACAATGCAACTTTTTAAAAACCAGAG